One genomic region from Streptomyces sp. Li-HN-5-11 encodes:
- a CDS encoding DUF488 family protein — protein sequence MAKQITYRRVYEEISPGDGKRVLVDRVWPRGMRKEDAHLDEWLREIAPSSDLRKWYAHEPSRFTEFRRRYLAELRDAGHRQAAEHLRDMAAHDTLTLLTATRDVDHSQAAVLAEWLAKKQ from the coding sequence ATGGCCAAGCAGATCACCTACCGGCGAGTCTACGAAGAGATTTCTCCTGGTGACGGCAAGCGTGTCCTGGTCGATCGGGTCTGGCCGCGGGGCATGCGCAAGGAGGACGCGCACCTGGATGAGTGGCTGCGCGAGATCGCCCCCTCCAGCGATCTGCGCAAGTGGTACGCCCACGAGCCCAGCCGTTTCACCGAGTTCCGCCGCCGCTATCTGGCTGAACTGCGTGATGCCGGACACCGGCAGGCTGCCGAGCATCTGCGGGACATGGCCGCGCACGACACGCTCACGCTGCTGACCGCCACCCGGGACGTGGACCACAGCCAGGCCGCCGTCCTGGCCGAATGGCTGGCCAAGAAGCAGTGA
- a CDS encoding nitrate reductase subunit alpha, whose protein sequence is MRTAQYFFPGTQSPDRRMLFREGGREAEEFYHERWRHDREVRSTHGVNCTGSCSWRVFVKDGLITWETQATDYPSVGPDSPEYEPRGCPRGASFSWYTYSPTRIRYPYVRGPLLQLWRQAKERHADPVEAWEWLTSDPERCATYKRARGKGGFVRCDWREVSELVAAAQVHTVKRYGPDRIVGFSPIPAMSMTSYAAGTRYLSMIGGTISSFYDWYADLPMASPQVFGDQTDVPESGDWWNAGYLIVWGTNLPITRTPDAHFMTEARYRGQKVVVVSPDYGDHTKFADDWLAAAPGTDGALALAMGHVILTEFYRDRQVPYFTQYAKTYTDLPFLVRLREHGDAYVPDKFLTAADLPGAVGEEEAAEFKTVLLDGHTGEPVVPNGSLGFRWTSPDGGPRWNLRLDGVDPLLSPHGRADGEAVAVDLPRFDAGPGESGGVLRRGVPAVRVGGHLVTTVFDLVLAQYGVAREGLPGEWPSGYDDAASPYTPAWQEAITSVPAKAAARVAREFARNAERTGGRSMIAMGAGTNHWFHSDQIYRAFLSLVMLTGSQGVNGGGWAHYVGQEKVRPLTGWFHLAFGLDWQRPTRHMVGTPLFWLATDQWRYEAFPADTLASPLGEGRMAGRTLPDCNALAARLGWMPSHPAFNRNPLDVCDDAERAGKEVSDHVVDELKAGRLKFAAEDPDDPANFPRILLIWRANLFASSMKGHEYMLRHLLGTDDAVTATETPPELRPAEVTWREQAPVGKLDLSVAVDFRMTSTCLFSDVVLPAATWYEKYDLSSTDMHPFVHAFSPAIAPPWQTRTDFDIFHTVAAEFSKLAATHLGVRRDVIAAPLAHDTLDEMAQPHGRVRDWKAGECEPVPGETMPKLIVVERDYTAVAEKMAAVGPLLDRLGTTTKGLTWKPEAEIDYLRRRNGTVRGGIAGGRPSIARDDQFCEAILALSGTTNGHLAVKSLRALEERTGVDLADLAEERSGDRITFEDTRTQPRAVITSAEWSGTESGGRRYSPFTVNVERLKPWHTLTGRQHFFLDHDWMAEFGEQLPVYRPPLNMMAHFGDPTRSPDGRPELVVRYLTPHSKWSIHSEYQENLHMLTLFRGGPVIWMSPLDAEKIGVADNDWIEAYNRNGVVACRAVVTHRMPQGTVFMYHTMDRHLNVPKTETSGLHGGGDNSLTRLLIKPTHLIGGYAQFSYGFNYIGPTGNQRDEITVIRRRSQEVQF, encoded by the coding sequence ATGCGTACGGCGCAGTACTTCTTCCCTGGTACCCAGTCCCCCGACCGGCGGATGCTGTTCCGCGAGGGCGGCCGGGAGGCGGAGGAGTTCTACCACGAGCGATGGCGCCACGACCGGGAGGTGCGCTCCACGCACGGGGTGAACTGCACGGGGTCGTGCTCGTGGCGGGTGTTCGTCAAGGACGGTCTGATCACCTGGGAGACCCAGGCCACCGACTATCCGTCCGTCGGGCCCGACTCGCCGGAGTACGAGCCGCGGGGCTGCCCGCGCGGTGCGTCGTTCTCCTGGTACACGTACTCGCCCACCCGCATCCGCTACCCGTACGTGCGCGGCCCGCTGCTGCAGCTGTGGCGGCAGGCGAAGGAGCGGCACGCGGACCCGGTCGAGGCGTGGGAGTGGCTGACCTCGGACCCTGAGCGATGCGCCACCTACAAGCGGGCGCGAGGCAAGGGCGGGTTCGTGCGCTGTGACTGGCGCGAGGTGAGCGAGTTGGTGGCGGCGGCACAGGTGCACACCGTGAAGCGGTACGGCCCCGACCGGATCGTGGGGTTCTCGCCGATCCCGGCGATGTCGATGACCTCGTACGCGGCCGGGACGCGGTATCTGTCGATGATCGGCGGGACGATCTCCTCGTTCTACGACTGGTACGCCGACCTGCCCATGGCCTCGCCGCAGGTGTTCGGCGACCAGACGGACGTGCCGGAGTCCGGCGACTGGTGGAACGCCGGCTATCTGATCGTGTGGGGCACCAACCTGCCGATCACGCGCACCCCGGACGCGCACTTCATGACCGAGGCCCGCTACCGGGGGCAGAAGGTCGTGGTGGTCTCCCCGGACTACGGGGACCACACCAAGTTCGCCGACGACTGGCTGGCGGCGGCGCCCGGCACGGACGGCGCGCTGGCGCTGGCGATGGGCCATGTGATCCTGACCGAGTTCTACCGCGACCGGCAGGTGCCGTACTTCACCCAGTACGCCAAGACCTACACCGACCTGCCGTTCCTCGTGCGGCTGCGCGAGCACGGGGACGCGTACGTCCCGGACAAGTTCCTCACCGCCGCCGACCTGCCCGGCGCGGTGGGCGAGGAGGAGGCGGCCGAGTTCAAGACCGTGCTGCTGGACGGGCATACCGGCGAGCCGGTGGTGCCGAACGGCTCGCTGGGATTCCGCTGGACCTCCCCGGACGGCGGCCCACGGTGGAACCTGCGGCTCGACGGCGTGGACCCCCTGCTCTCCCCGCACGGGCGAGCGGACGGCGAGGCGGTGGCGGTGGACCTGCCGCGCTTCGACGCGGGCCCGGGTGAGTCCGGCGGGGTATTGCGGCGCGGCGTGCCGGCGGTGCGGGTCGGCGGGCATCTGGTGACCACCGTGTTCGACCTGGTGCTCGCCCAGTACGGGGTGGCCCGCGAGGGCCTGCCCGGCGAGTGGCCGTCCGGGTACGACGACGCGGCCAGCCCGTACACCCCAGCCTGGCAGGAGGCGATCACCTCGGTGCCGGCCAAGGCGGCGGCGCGGGTGGCGCGGGAGTTCGCCCGCAACGCCGAACGCACCGGCGGCCGTTCGATGATCGCGATGGGGGCGGGCACCAACCACTGGTTCCACTCCGACCAGATCTACCGGGCCTTCCTGTCGCTGGTGATGCTCACCGGCAGCCAGGGCGTCAACGGCGGCGGCTGGGCGCACTACGTCGGCCAGGAGAAGGTGCGCCCGCTGACCGGCTGGTTCCACCTCGCGTTCGGCCTGGACTGGCAGCGCCCGACTCGGCACATGGTCGGCACACCGCTGTTCTGGCTGGCCACCGACCAGTGGCGCTACGAGGCGTTCCCCGCCGACACCCTGGCCAGCCCCCTGGGAGAGGGGCGGATGGCGGGCCGCACCCTGCCGGACTGCAATGCGCTGGCCGCCCGGCTGGGCTGGATGCCCTCCCACCCCGCGTTCAACCGCAACCCGCTGGACGTGTGCGACGACGCCGAACGGGCCGGCAAGGAGGTCTCCGACCACGTCGTCGACGAACTGAAGGCCGGACGGCTCAAGTTCGCTGCCGAGGACCCCGACGACCCGGCCAATTTCCCCCGCATCCTGCTCATCTGGCGGGCGAACCTGTTCGCCTCGTCGATGAAGGGCCACGAGTACATGCTGCGGCACCTCCTTGGCACCGACGACGCGGTCACCGCGACGGAGACCCCACCGGAGCTGCGCCCAGCGGAGGTCACCTGGCGCGAGCAGGCCCCGGTGGGCAAGCTGGATCTGTCGGTGGCCGTCGACTTCCGGATGACCAGCACCTGCCTGTTCTCCGACGTGGTACTGCCCGCCGCCACCTGGTACGAGAAGTACGACCTGTCCTCCACCGACATGCACCCCTTCGTGCACGCCTTCAGCCCGGCGATCGCGCCCCCGTGGCAGACCCGCACCGACTTCGACATCTTCCACACCGTCGCAGCCGAGTTCTCGAAGCTCGCCGCCACCCATCTCGGAGTACGCCGAGACGTGATCGCCGCCCCGCTCGCCCACGACACGCTGGACGAAATGGCACAACCCCACGGGCGGGTACGGGACTGGAAGGCCGGGGAGTGCGAGCCGGTTCCGGGCGAGACGATGCCGAAACTGATCGTGGTGGAGCGCGACTACACGGCGGTGGCGGAGAAGATGGCCGCCGTCGGCCCGCTACTGGACCGCCTGGGCACCACCACCAAGGGCCTGACCTGGAAACCGGAAGCCGAGATCGACTACCTGCGGCGCCGTAACGGCACCGTGCGCGGCGGCATTGCCGGCGGGCGTCCCTCGATCGCCCGCGACGACCAGTTCTGCGAGGCGATCCTCGCCCTGTCCGGTACCACCAACGGCCATCTCGCGGTGAAGTCGCTGCGCGCGCTGGAGGAGCGTACCGGCGTGGACCTGGCCGACCTGGCCGAGGAACGCTCCGGCGACCGCATCACCTTCGAGGACACGCGCACCCAGCCCCGTGCGGTGATCACCTCGGCGGAGTGGTCGGGCACCGAGTCCGGCGGACGGCGCTACTCCCCGTTCACCGTGAACGTCGAACGCCTCAAGCCCTGGCACACCCTCACCGGCCGCCAGCACTTCTTCCTCGACCACGACTGGATGGCCGAGTTCGGCGAGCAACTCCCCGTCTACCGACCGCCGTTGAACATGATGGCTCACTTCGGCGATCCGACCCGCTCACCGGACGGCCGCCCGGAGCTCGTGGTGCGCTACCTGACCCCGCACTCGAAGTGGTCGATCCACTCCGAGTACCAGGAGAACCTGCACATGCTCACCCTGTTCCGGGGCGGCCCGGTGATCTGGATGAGCCCGCTGGACGCGGAGAAGATCGGGGTGGCCGACAACGACTGGATCGAGGCGTACAACCGCAACGGCGTGGTGGCCTGCCGGGCCGTGGTCACCCACCGCATGCCCCAGGGCACCGTGTTCATGTACCACACCATGGACCGGCACCTGAACGTGCCGAAGACGGAGACCTCCGGCCTGCACGGCGGCGGCGACAACTCCCTCACCCGCCTGCTCATCAAACCCACCCATCTCATCGGCGGCTACGCCCAGTTCTCCTACGGCTTCAACTACATCGGCCCCACCGGCAACCAACGGGACGAGATCACCGTCATCCGCCGCCGCAGCCAGGAGGTGCAGTTCTGA
- the narH gene encoding nitrate reductase subunit beta — translation MRVMAQVAMVMNLDKCIGCHTCSVTCKQTWTNRPGSEYVWFNNVETKPGAGYPRRYEDQQKWKGGWTLNRRGKLTLKAGGRVRKLLSLFYNPDMPSLDDFYEPWTYDYQSLTTAPLSDHFTSAQPKSQLTGRDMRPVHGPNWDDDLAGAAEYAGVDPNLEGMSERVRMEFEHAFMFYLPRICEHCLNPSCVASCPSGAMYKREEDGIVLVDQDRCRGWRFCVSGCPYKKVYFNHRTGKAEKCTFCYPRIEAGQPTICSETCVGRLRHLGVMLYDADAVLEAASVKDDKDLYEAQLSVFLDPEDPEVQAAAERDGIAHDWIEAARRSPVYELIKKHRVALPLHPEYRTMPMVWYVPPLSPVTDAVHATGYHDDDPDHVFAAIDSLRIPMEYLANLFTAGDTTVVEGVLRKLTTMRAHMRTQQLGDPPDQDLLDSVGASATDIEDLYRLLAIAKYDDRYVIPKVHAEGSGALMAQHCSLDYPGGVADHGAHEEDRLGPVPPPALPGLTAPGGGSQFRDSDGRVRFNLLGWNGDSPAPGLFGTGTDAS, via the coding sequence ATGCGCGTGATGGCTCAAGTCGCCATGGTCATGAACCTCGACAAGTGCATCGGCTGCCACACCTGCTCGGTGACCTGTAAGCAGACCTGGACCAACCGGCCGGGATCGGAGTACGTCTGGTTCAACAATGTCGAGACCAAACCGGGCGCCGGGTACCCGCGCCGGTACGAGGACCAGCAGAAGTGGAAGGGCGGCTGGACCCTGAACCGCCGGGGAAAGCTGACGTTGAAGGCCGGCGGCCGGGTGCGCAAGCTGCTCAGCCTCTTCTACAACCCCGACATGCCTTCGCTCGACGACTTCTACGAGCCGTGGACGTACGACTACCAGAGTCTGACCACCGCGCCGCTGTCCGACCACTTCACCAGTGCCCAGCCCAAGTCGCAGCTCACCGGCCGTGACATGCGGCCCGTGCACGGCCCGAACTGGGACGACGACCTCGCCGGAGCGGCCGAGTACGCAGGCGTCGACCCGAACCTGGAGGGCATGTCGGAGCGGGTGCGGATGGAGTTCGAGCACGCGTTCATGTTCTACCTGCCGCGGATCTGCGAGCACTGCCTCAACCCCTCCTGCGTCGCCTCCTGCCCCTCGGGGGCCATGTACAAGCGGGAGGAGGACGGCATCGTCCTGGTCGACCAGGACCGCTGCCGCGGCTGGCGGTTCTGCGTGTCGGGCTGCCCGTACAAGAAGGTCTACTTCAACCACCGCACCGGCAAGGCCGAGAAGTGCACCTTCTGCTACCCGCGCATCGAGGCCGGACAGCCCACCATCTGCTCCGAGACATGCGTGGGCCGGCTGCGCCACCTCGGCGTGATGCTCTACGACGCCGACGCCGTCCTCGAAGCCGCCTCGGTCAAGGACGACAAGGACCTGTACGAAGCGCAGCTGTCGGTCTTCCTCGACCCCGAGGACCCCGAAGTGCAGGCGGCGGCCGAGCGTGACGGCATCGCCCACGACTGGATCGAGGCCGCCCGCCGCTCCCCGGTGTACGAGCTGATCAAGAAGCACCGGGTGGCGCTGCCGCTGCACCCGGAGTACCGCACCATGCCCATGGTCTGGTACGTCCCGCCGCTGTCCCCGGTCACGGACGCCGTGCACGCCACCGGCTACCACGACGACGACCCCGACCACGTGTTCGCCGCCATCGACTCCCTGCGCATCCCCATGGAGTACCTGGCCAACCTCTTCACCGCCGGGGACACCACCGTGGTGGAGGGCGTGCTGCGCAAACTCACCACCATGCGTGCCCACATGCGCACCCAGCAACTCGGCGACCCGCCCGACCAAGACCTGCTCGACTCGGTCGGCGCGAGCGCCACCGACATCGAGGACCTCTACCGACTGCTGGCCATCGCCAAGTACGACGACCGCTACGTCATCCCCAAGGTGCACGCCGAGGGCTCCGGCGCCCTGATGGCCCAGCACTGCTCCCTCGACTACCCCGGCGGCGTCGCCGACCACGGCGCGCACGAGGAGGACCGGCTCGGCCCGGTGCCACCGCCCGCCCTGCCCGGACTCACCGCACCCGGCGGTGGCAGCCAGTTCCGCGACAGTGACGGACGAGTGCGCTTCAACCTCCTCGGCTGGAACGGCGACAGTCCGGCCCCCGGCCTCTTCGGTACCGGGACAGATGCCTCATGA
- the narJ gene encoding nitrate reductase molybdenum cofactor assembly chaperone, translating into MSPRHARRRAADTPVLHRIAAVLLRYPDEAMLTCLDDVAAALPAIRTPADRARLTTACDHLRRLAPTEAAERYVDTFDHTRRRCLHLTYYRHGDTRARGMALLALKHTYRQAGHEPPESELPDFLPLILEFAALAPEPGHRILLQCQAGLELLRQALHEHSTPYADVLDTLCGRLPEPTHRERDAWRRLATEGPPGEQVGLEPFGPPEQTGLEPLTPPDPLVSHPMQKAFTSAEEGR; encoded by the coding sequence ATGAGCCCGCGCCACGCGCGACGCCGGGCCGCCGACACCCCGGTCCTGCACCGCATCGCCGCCGTTCTGCTGCGCTACCCGGACGAAGCGATGCTCACCTGCCTCGACGACGTCGCCGCAGCCCTCCCCGCCATCCGCACCCCTGCCGACCGGGCGCGGCTCACCACCGCCTGCGACCACCTGCGGCGCCTGGCCCCCACCGAGGCAGCCGAACGGTACGTGGACACCTTCGACCACACCCGCCGCCGCTGTCTCCACCTGACCTACTACCGGCACGGCGACACCCGCGCCCGCGGCATGGCCCTGCTCGCCCTCAAACACACCTACCGCCAGGCCGGCCACGAACCGCCCGAGTCGGAGCTGCCCGACTTCCTGCCGCTGATCCTGGAGTTCGCCGCCCTCGCCCCCGAACCCGGCCACCGCATCCTCCTGCAGTGCCAGGCCGGCCTCGAACTCCTCCGGCAGGCGCTCCACGAACACTCCACCCCGTACGCCGACGTCCTCGACACTCTCTGCGGCCGGCTGCCCGAACCTACACACCGCGAGCGCGACGCCTGGCGTCGGCTGGCCACTGAGGGACCACCGGGCGAACAGGTCGGCCTGGAGCCCTTCGGGCCACCGGAGCAGACCGGACTGGAACCGCTCACCCCGCCCGACCCCCTGGTATCGCACCCGATGCAGAAAGCGTTCACGAGCGCCGAGGAGGGCCGATGA
- the narI gene encoding respiratory nitrate reductase subunit gamma: protein MSSWDLWWWVILPYLALATFVVGHVWRWRYDQFGWTSRSTQLQERRLLKWGGPLFHYGTFAAIAGHVLGILVPESFTRRLGIPEDTYRWFSSIGGTVAALAVIFGVVILAFRRTTVPRVRATTSPVDWLALILLAIVIVLGIIPTMGINLFGAGYDYRQSVALWFRGLFAGNPDVDAISHAPLIYQIHATAAWAILAVWPFTRLVHAWSVPLWYLWRPFVLYRSRTAAHPTEPGTSGRRWRRIGVRY from the coding sequence ATGAGCTCCTGGGACCTGTGGTGGTGGGTCATCCTGCCCTACCTCGCCCTCGCCACCTTCGTCGTCGGCCACGTCTGGCGCTGGCGCTATGACCAGTTCGGCTGGACCAGCCGCTCCACCCAACTCCAGGAGCGCCGCCTGCTGAAATGGGGTGGACCGCTGTTCCACTACGGCACCTTCGCGGCCATCGCCGGCCACGTGCTGGGAATCCTCGTCCCCGAATCGTTCACGCGCCGGCTGGGCATCCCGGAGGACACCTACCGCTGGTTCTCCTCCATCGGCGGCACCGTCGCCGCGCTCGCCGTGATCTTCGGCGTGGTGATCCTCGCCTTCCGCCGCACCACCGTGCCCCGGGTGCGGGCCACCACCAGCCCCGTCGACTGGCTCGCCCTGATCCTGCTCGCGATCGTCATCGTGCTCGGCATCATCCCCACGATGGGCATCAACCTCTTCGGAGCCGGCTACGACTACCGGCAGAGCGTCGCCCTGTGGTTCCGCGGCCTGTTCGCCGGGAATCCCGACGTCGACGCGATCTCCCACGCCCCGCTCATCTACCAGATCCATGCCACCGCCGCCTGGGCCATCCTCGCCGTGTGGCCCTTCACCCGGCTCGTCCACGCCTGGAGTGTTCCGCTGTGGTACCTGTGGCGACCGTTCGTCCTCTACCGCTCCCGCACCGCCGCCCACCCCACCGAACCCGGCACCAGCGGACGCCGCTGGCGCCGCATCGGCGTCCGCTACTGA
- a CDS encoding cupin domain-containing protein produces the protein MQKLSLDARVREHLERAAASSTGRSAETLYGGHEHTLRQTLVALRAGTTLAEHENPGEATVLVLRGRVRLHSGDEAWEGIAGDLLLLPPARHSLEALEDAAALLTVAKTT, from the coding sequence ATGCAGAAGCTCTCCCTCGACGCCCGCGTCCGCGAACACCTGGAACGGGCCGCCGCATCCTCAACCGGCCGCAGCGCCGAGACCCTCTACGGCGGCCACGAACACACTCTGCGACAGACCCTCGTCGCCCTGCGCGCCGGCACCACCCTGGCCGAACACGAGAACCCCGGCGAGGCCACCGTCCTCGTGCTGCGCGGCCGAGTACGGCTGCACAGCGGCGACGAGGCATGGGAGGGCATTGCCGGAGACCTGCTCCTCCTACCGCCCGCCCGCCACAGCCTCGAAGCCCTCGAAGACGCCGCCGCACTGCTGACCGTCGCCAAGACCACCTGA
- a CDS encoding cold-shock protein encodes MLTLEATGSTVDVPADKGFGFIQQDDGGPDVFVHFSAVQSAGFKELYEGDRVEYAVTQGPKGPQAENVVRQQ; translated from the coding sequence ATGCTGACCTTGGAAGCAACCGGCAGCACGGTCGATGTCCCCGCCGACAAGGGATTCGGGTTCATCCAGCAGGATGACGGAGGACCGGACGTGTTCGTCCACTTCTCGGCCGTCCAGTCCGCTGGGTTCAAGGAGCTGTACGAGGGCGACAGGGTCGAGTACGCGGTGACGCAGGGACCGAAAGGGCCGCAGGCGGAGAACGTCGTTCGGCAGCAGTAA
- the fdxA gene encoding ferredoxin, with product MTYVIAQPCVDVKDKACVEECPVDCIYEGQRSLYIHPDECVDCGACEPVCPVEAIFYEEDVPAEWREYTRANVEFFDALGAPGGAAKLGLIERDHPLIAALPPQVE from the coding sequence ATGACCTACGTGATCGCGCAGCCCTGTGTGGATGTGAAGGACAAGGCGTGCGTCGAGGAATGCCCGGTGGACTGCATCTATGAGGGGCAGCGGTCGCTGTACATCCACCCGGACGAATGCGTGGACTGCGGGGCCTGCGAGCCGGTCTGCCCGGTCGAGGCGATCTTCTACGAGGAGGACGTACCGGCCGAGTGGCGGGAGTACACCCGGGCGAACGTGGAGTTCTTCGACGCTCTCGGGGCCCCTGGCGGCGCGGCCAAGCTGGGGTTGATCGAGCGTGACCATCCGCTGATCGCCGCTCTTCCACCACAGGTGGAGTGA
- a CDS encoding hemerythrin domain-containing protein, with protein MTLTSEVFIQATETAPAIQARAVVRTGQQQLLAALRPKVALLTELELGADAREAALAALTDFCTGSVRRHLNATDQALYAPAADSPETRLLIRALRTTATALDQDIEALARTDNAHRAKTIAQSIEAHLATHLAVEQAVLLPALLALPGIEPAALAADFTTLLDGGRLDRPAVLDVGRVVTDG; from the coding sequence ATGACGCTGACGTCAGAGGTGTTCATCCAGGCCACTGAGACCGCCCCGGCCATCCAGGCGCGGGCCGTGGTCCGCACCGGCCAGCAGCAGCTCCTCGCGGCACTGCGACCGAAGGTCGCGCTGCTGACCGAACTGGAACTGGGCGCCGACGCCCGGGAGGCCGCCCTGGCGGCCCTGACCGACTTCTGCACGGGCTCGGTACGCCGCCACCTGAACGCCACCGACCAGGCCCTGTACGCACCCGCCGCGGATTCCCCGGAAACCCGCCTGCTGATCCGGGCCCTGCGCACCACCGCGACCGCACTCGACCAGGACATCGAGGCCCTCGCCCGGACCGACAACGCGCACCGCGCGAAGACCATCGCCCAGAGCATCGAGGCGCACCTGGCCACCCATCTCGCCGTGGAGCAGGCCGTGCTGCTGCCCGCCCTCCTCGCATTGCCCGGCATCGAACCCGCCGCACTGGCAGCGGACTTCACGACCCTCCTCGACGGTGGCCGCCTCGACCGGCCCGCCGTCCTCGACGTCGGACGGGTCGTCACCGATGGCTGA
- a CDS encoding DUF2249 domain-containing protein → MPPTAEVYIQATDTDPDLRALAVIEETHQHLLEGLAALTEPHEELGTAFSEQLHRFLTATDQTLYAAASGADETRLLVRALRTAAGTIGRHVENLAASADSGERVGAARALAGMLTVHLGVERAVLLPALAALPGCDLSTLVSDFTTVMKGGRLEDPTVVDVREIPHGRRHPRIFTRFARLTAGESFILVNNHDPKPLRREFEATHPGGFTWEYVESGPEQWQIRITRVAGNA, encoded by the coding sequence ATGCCACCCACTGCTGAGGTGTACATCCAGGCAACCGACACCGACCCGGACCTTCGGGCACTGGCTGTCATCGAGGAAACCCACCAGCACCTGCTGGAAGGGCTGGCCGCGCTCACCGAGCCCCACGAGGAGCTCGGGACCGCGTTCTCCGAACAGCTGCACCGCTTCCTCACAGCCACCGATCAGACTCTGTACGCTGCCGCGTCGGGCGCCGACGAGACCCGGCTGCTGGTCCGGGCACTGCGCACCGCAGCCGGCACGATCGGCCGGCACGTCGAGAACCTGGCCGCCTCAGCAGATAGCGGTGAACGCGTCGGCGCAGCCCGCGCCCTTGCCGGCATGCTCACCGTCCATCTCGGCGTGGAGCGCGCCGTGCTGCTACCCGCCCTGGCGGCACTGCCTGGATGCGACCTGTCGACTCTGGTCAGCGACTTCACCACCGTCATGAAGGGCGGCCGACTGGAAGATCCGACGGTCGTCGACGTCCGCGAGATCCCACACGGTCGGCGTCACCCGCGCATCTTCACCCGCTTCGCCCGCCTGACGGCCGGAGAGTCCTTCATCCTGGTCAACAACCACGACCCCAAGCCGCTGCGTCGCGAGTTCGAGGCCACCCACCCCGGCGGCTTCACCTGGGAGTACGTCGAATCCGGGCCGGAGCAGTGGCAGATCCGCATCACACGGGTGGCCGGCAATGCCTGA
- a CDS encoding cupin domain-containing protein: MPETQATGQRDKAAVARMLCGVRALTGKLPEPAGVLWKLAESGRQLDANLVRLPAGEHIGTHAEPDLDVLVLVVTGDGVMDTPEGVLPLAEGVLLWLPHGSTRSITAGPQGLAYVTVHRRRPGMQIRRRADLTPVTAQPDSP; encoded by the coding sequence ATGCCTGAGACACAGGCTACCGGGCAGCGGGACAAAGCGGCCGTGGCACGCATGCTGTGCGGCGTCCGGGCCCTCACCGGCAAGCTCCCCGAACCCGCCGGCGTCCTGTGGAAACTGGCCGAGTCCGGCCGCCAGCTAGACGCCAACCTGGTCCGGCTGCCCGCCGGCGAGCACATCGGCACCCACGCCGAGCCCGACCTGGACGTCCTGGTCCTCGTCGTCACCGGTGACGGCGTGATGGACACCCCCGAAGGGGTGCTGCCGCTGGCCGAAGGAGTGCTCCTGTGGCTGCCGCACGGCTCAACACGCAGCATCACCGCGGGGCCCCAGGGCCTGGCCTACGTGACGGTGCACCGCCGCCGCCCCGGCATGCAGATCCGCCGCCGCGCCGATCTCACCCCGGTGACGGCACAGCCCGACAGTCCGTGA
- a CDS encoding DUF6104 family protein: MHPTDQAIEGLHDHRGQELVNMAWLADRLQYFVDLNPEFEVPVDRLATWLARLDDPDDE; the protein is encoded by the coding sequence ATGCACCCCACCGACCAGGCGATCGAAGGACTCCACGACCACCGGGGCCAGGAACTTGTGAACATGGCCTGGCTCGCCGACCGGCTGCAGTACTTCGTGGACCTGAACCCGGAGTTCGAGGTCCCCGTCGACCGCCTCGCAACCTGGCTGGCCCGGCTCGACGATCCCGACGACGAATGA
- a CDS encoding helix-turn-helix domain-containing protein, protein MSEQTLHDPAESPAVGESRAHVLDVLRATPEAVGVREIAEQTGLHSNTARFHLDTLVKEGLAERATEGHGRPGRPRAVYRAATSSWVPAGRRSYQLLAQMLTGLVTEALPQPAQAAVNAGEAWGRYLADTPSPDQRINAEEAIRRLTQVLTDVGFSPGPIQDRPDPVIPLRHCPFREVAEEHRDVVCSLHLGLMRGALKEVRAPLNVDRLEPFVEPSLCLARLTPAEQQRADRTA, encoded by the coding sequence ATGAGTGAGCAGACGTTGCATGATCCGGCCGAGTCTCCCGCCGTGGGCGAGAGCCGGGCCCATGTACTCGACGTACTGCGCGCCACGCCCGAGGCAGTAGGTGTACGGGAGATCGCCGAGCAGACGGGCCTGCACTCCAACACGGCCCGCTTCCACCTCGACACGCTGGTCAAGGAGGGGCTCGCCGAACGCGCTACGGAGGGACACGGCCGGCCGGGCAGGCCCCGCGCCGTCTACCGCGCCGCCACCTCCTCCTGGGTACCGGCAGGCCGCCGCAGCTACCAGTTGCTCGCCCAGATGCTCACCGGCCTCGTCACGGAGGCACTGCCGCAACCGGCGCAGGCCGCGGTCAACGCCGGGGAGGCATGGGGCCGCTACCTCGCCGACACCCCCTCGCCCGACCAGCGCATCAACGCAGAGGAGGCCATCCGGCGGCTGACCCAGGTGCTCACGGACGTCGGTTTCTCCCCGGGTCCCATTCAGGACCGGCCCGACCCGGTCATCCCGCTGCGCCACTGCCCGTTCCGCGAAGTCGCCGAAGAACACCGGGACGTGGTCTGCTCCCTGCACCTGGGCCTCATGCGCGGCGCCCTGAAGGAAGTACGCGCCCCCCTCAATGTCGACCGACTGGAGCCCTTCGTCGAGCCTTCACTCTGTCTGGCCCGTCTCACCCCCGCGGAACAGCAGCGAGCGGACCGCACTGCCTGA